CGTTGTTCCCTGTATCTCTATTGTTGGTCTGTTGCGTTGTTTATTGTTTTTGTATGGAATTGCGTGGTATACTTCCATTGTAGGAAAGATAAAGAGTCCGAAGAAGGTTGTAGGGCCTGGGAAGGAGAGGGCAATGAAACTCAACGAATGTGCCATAAAGATGGAAAGAGAAACGCAGTCACATTATGAACGATTATCCAATATGGTGAGTAATGATGAATTAAAACGACTGTTTTCGCTGATTGCCTCAGTAAAGCTGGAGCATATTAATCGTCTGACTGCGCTGGAAGAGAAGTCGGATGAAACAGGGAAGGTAGATGTGGATGAGTCCTTGTGTTCCTACAGTCCGTATATTGGTCCGTGGCGTCTGGCAGAGGCATTGAAAGATGATGCTGATGGCTATCGCCATCTGGAGCAGGAAGAAAAATCAATGATTGAGTTCTTTGAGGAGCTGGGGAGCCGGACAGAGGATGATGAGGTGAAGAAAATCTGCCGGATTCAGGCTGATAAAGAACGGGAGCATCTCGAAACGCTTGAAAGAATTTACTCCTTTGTGGAAGAACCCAGAACGTATCTGGAGTGGGGTGAATTCAGTAACCTTAAAAGTCTTTAAGTGTTTGAAAAGAGGTGTATTATCATGATAAGCAAACATTATGAACAGGTCTGTTACAGGACTGAACAACGGGAGGAAAGCCTTCCGCTGCGACATATGCGGGATGGACGTTTGGGTTATACCTTGGGATGTACTCCAGAAGGCGAGACCGTTCAGGTTAGGCTTGTAAATGGCGAGCTGGACAGTTGGTCTCGTGATGAGTGCATGGAAAGTTTCTAGAAGTACAGACAATAGATCGGAGCATGAGCTTACTGGGGGTCGGCAAACAATTGTCCGGCCCCTTTTTTTTCTTGCGCAGGCAGGCTCGAGCACGATGCTGCCACTTGAACCGGTATGGACGCCCGGGGAGTTTACGGTGAGCTTTTTTGATTGATACCCGGCATTCTGTTTGACGGCCTTAAAGTAGGGCAGGTAAAAATTAGTTGTCGCCAGGCCGGTTTTCTAAACAGATTTTCAGTTGCCGTTGCTTGACAGTTTGATGACTTGTTGTATCCTGATTCAGTTAGAGGTAGTGCTGATAACCGTCAGGAGACGCAATGGCAGTTCATCCGATAACCGGCGATAGTTCTTCGCTGGTTGAATTACGCGAAATTTCAATCCTCTTTGCTGAAGACGACACCAGTGTCCGCACCCATATTTCGCGGATGCTGACGCCGGTCTGCGGTGAACTGTACACGGCAGAAAATGGTCGTGTTGCCCTTGATCTGTTCAGGAAGAAAATGCCGGACCTGGTCCTGACCGATATTACCATGCCGGCCATGACCGGTCTTGATCTGGCTCGCCAGATCAAGCTGGAACGTCCGGCAGTACCGGTTATCATCATTTCATCCCACGACGATTCTGAGCACCTGCTGCAGGCTATTAATCTTCACCTTGACGGTTACCTGACAAAACCTCTCAACGTTCAGAAGCTGTTTGCCAATCTTCAGCAGCAGGCAATGTTGCTACGTGCCCGTCGGCTTGCCAGCCAGCAGTCCAGGCTTTTGTCCGGTGTCAATATGGCCATTCAATACCTCTTGTCCGCTGATGCCAATCAGGATGCGGTCGATTTTGCACTGCAGGAAATGGCCAAGGCCGCCCGGGCCGACAAAATTTTCCTTTATCACTATCAGAATGCAGTGCTGGGTGACCGTGAAGTTTCCTTGATCAGTGGTTTCGCCGGAGGGGAGATGGTTCTGCGCTTTCTTGATGGTGCCGAGCCGGATATGCCTGAGCTGCCGTACCTTGAGCGTTGGTACGGCCTTCTTTCACAAGGTAAATCAATTTCTGGCCCCCGTTCAGCTTTCCCGTCGGAAGAGCGCCATATACTGGATACCATGCGGGTACGCTCGATGCTGCTGACTCCTATTTTTGAGGAGGGTAATCTGTGGGGTTTTGCCTGCCTCTGTGATATGAAACGGGAACGCCCCTGGTCAGACGCCGAGACTTCAGTGGTGATGACTGCGGCACGGGGACTGGGCAGTTTCATGGGGCGTCTCAAGCTGGAAGAGGAACGTCTTGAGGCACGCAAATCACTTGAACTTGCCAATACGCAATGGCGTGAAACCTTTGATACAATCCCTGATATGGTCATGGTCTTGGATACCTCACACCAGATTGTACATATCAACAAGGCCGCAAGAGAACGCCTGAACATCGGTGAATCCGGCCCCCAAAGCCTGATCGGCCCCTGCTTTCAGCATGTACATGGAGCAAGCCACCCCCTGCAGGGCTGTCCCCACAGTGCCCTGCTGAAAGACCATCAACCCCATGAGACAGAGGTTCATATTCCACATATGAACAGCTACTTTCATATTACGGTCAATCCAACCTTTGATGGGGATGGCAATCTGGTCGGTGCTGTCCATGTGGCTCGTGATGTTACCAAACGGCGTGAAATGGAAGACCGGTTGCGGTACCTCAGTACCCATGACGAAATGACCAAGCTGTATAACCGCGCTTTTTTTGAAGCCGAAATTGAGCAGCTTGAAAAGGGTCGCGTGGCTCCGTTATCGGTGGTCATTGCTGATCTTGACGGACTGAAAGAAGCGAACGACCGTTTTGGCCATGATGTCGGTGATGGCTTGATCAGGGCTGCTGCAGATCTTCTGCGGGAGATTTTTCGGGCTGGTGATGCCATTGCCAGGATAGGTGGAGATGAGTTTGCCGTGATCCTGAAAGGGGTGGGGGAAGAACTGCTTGCC
Above is a window of Trichlorobacter lovleyi SZ DNA encoding:
- a CDS encoding ferritin-like domain-containing protein, translating into MKLNECAIKMERETQSHYERLSNMVSNDELKRLFSLIASVKLEHINRLTALEEKSDETGKVDVDESLCSYSPYIGPWRLAEALKDDADGYRHLEQEEKSMIEFFEELGSRTEDDEVKKICRIQADKEREHLETLERIYSFVEEPRTYLEWGEFSNLKSL
- a CDS encoding diguanylate cyclase domain-containing protein gives rise to the protein MAVHPITGDSSSLVELREISILFAEDDTSVRTHISRMLTPVCGELYTAENGRVALDLFRKKMPDLVLTDITMPAMTGLDLARQIKLERPAVPVIIISSHDDSEHLLQAINLHLDGYLTKPLNVQKLFANLQQQAMLLRARRLASQQSRLLSGVNMAIQYLLSADANQDAVDFALQEMAKAARADKIFLYHYQNAVLGDREVSLISGFAGGEMVLRFLDGAEPDMPELPYLERWYGLLSQGKSISGPRSAFPSEERHILDTMRVRSMLLTPIFEEGNLWGFACLCDMKRERPWSDAETSVVMTAARGLGSFMGRLKLEEERLEARKSLELANTQWRETFDTIPDMVMVLDTSHQIVHINKAARERLNIGESGPQSLIGPCFQHVHGASHPLQGCPHSALLKDHQPHETEVHIPHMNSYFHITVNPTFDGDGNLVGAVHVARDVTKRREMEDRLRYLSTHDEMTKLYNRAFFEAEIEQLEKGRVAPLSVVIADLDGLKEANDRFGHDVGDGLIRAAADLLREIFRAGDAIARIGGDEFAVILKGVGEELLATIMERARQMLEEGGHQSEHGLKVRFSLGSATTGFPARLQDAIREADMAMYEDKKARKLKENELSEFA